A stretch of the Musa acuminata AAA Group cultivar baxijiao chromosome BXJ2-7, Cavendish_Baxijiao_AAA, whole genome shotgun sequence genome encodes the following:
- the LOC135582654 gene encoding protein MONOCULM 1-like, whose product MQVPEISLYSCSSSPPLHHQSSSLGSPTSPIHHSGDMLSSLMSDGGGARETHPHPNHHHPSPQNGLISSTIHARQLLISCAELVHRGDLPAADRAISILSAAASPCGDSTERLIRQFCRALSVRVGRVSPSADSLGSLRSSYLSFNQISPFLRFSHLTPNQAILEAVDDHRQIHILDFDTYYGLQWPPLLQAIAERSDPSDPPFIRITGTGSNLEVLRRTGHRLQNFAHSLGLGFQFHPLLLHPTSTSLNFTPSPFRLHPGETLVVNCVLFLHKLQKEGGNEDGSRDLQAFLRTIRAMNPSVVTVAEREASHNSPNFMQRFVEALDYYMAVFESLEATLPPTSQERLAVEQVWLGQEIEGIVGGEGGGHERSERWENVLRDAGFSSLQLSNFAVSQARLLLRLHYPSEGYQVELVRDSLLLGWRNRHLFSVSSWR is encoded by the coding sequence ATGCAAGTTCCAGAAATCTCCCTCTACTCATGTTCTTCTTCTCCGCCACTGCATCACCAATCCTCCTCTCTTGGCTCCCCCACCTCCCCCATCCACCACTCTGGAGACATGCTTAGCTCACTGATGTCCGATGGAGGAGGAGCTCGAGAAACCCACCCTCATCCCAATCATCACCACCCGAGCCCTCAAAACGGCCTAATTTCCTCGACTATCCATGCTCGACAACTGTTGATCAGCTGTGCCGAGCTTGTCCACCGCGGCGACCTCCCTGCTGCTGACCGCGCGATCTCCATCCTCTCTGCAGCAGCATCCCCCTGTGGCGATTCCACCGAACGCCTCATCCGCCAATTCTGTCGTGCCCTCTCCGTCCGCGTCGGCCGCGTTTCGCCCTCCGCTGATTCTTTGGGTTCCCTCCGATCATCATACTTGTCCTTCAACCAAATCTCCCCATTCCTCCGCTTCTCGCACCTCACCCCAAACCAGGCAATCCTCGAGGCGGTTGATGACCACCGCCAGATCCACATCCTCGACTTTGACACCTATTACGGCCTGCAATGGCCGCCTCTCCTTCAGGCCATCGCTGAGCGCTCCGATCCCAGTGATCCTCCCTTCATTCGTATCACCGGAACCGGAAGCAACCTGGAAGTCCTCCGACGAACCGGTCACCGGCTTCAAAACTTCGCACACTCTTTGGGCTTAGGGTTCCAGTTCCACCCTCTTCTCCTCCATCCCACAAGCACCAGTTTGAATTTCACCCCCTCTCCTTTCCGACTCCATCCCGGCGAGACCCTTGTGGTGAACTGTGTACTGTTCTTGCATAAGCTGCAAAAGGAGGGCGGGAATGAGGACGGATCCAGGGATCTACAAGCATTTCTGCGAACCATACGAGCGATGAACCCGTCGGTGGTGACGGTGGCAGAGAGGGAAGCAAGCCACAACTCGCCAAACTTCATGCAGAGGTTCGTAGAGGCGCTGGACTACTACATGGCAGTGTTCGAGTCATTGGAGGCGACGCTGCCCCCGACAAGCCAGGAGAGGCTGGCGGTGGAGCAGGTCTGGCTGGGGCAGGAGATCGAGGGCATTGTCGGCGGGGAGGGTGGCGGTCACGAGAGGTCAGAGCGATGGGAGAATGTACTGCGTGACGCCGGATTCTCAAGCCTTCAGCTCAGCAACTTCGCGGTGTCGCAGGCGCGGCTGCTGCTCCGGTTGCACTATCCTTCGGAAGGCTATCAGGTGGAGCTGGTGAGGGATTCCCTCTTGTTAGGGTGGCGGAACAGGCACCTCTTCTCCGTGTCTTCTTGGCGTTAA